The following proteins are encoded in a genomic region of Drosophila willistoni isolate 14030-0811.24 chromosome 2L unlocalized genomic scaffold, UCI_dwil_1.1 Seg196, whole genome shotgun sequence:
- the LOC6639779 gene encoding mitochondrial import receptor subunit TOM40 homolog 1 has translation MGNVLAASSPTSTTMSGQSGSGVLPPPSSPPMSTLPASLTEAIKAEIKRTPVILENPGTVEELHNKCREIQASTFEGARIMLNKGLSNHFQISHTLNMTASSSNGYRFGATYVGCKQYGPTEAFPVLLADIDASGNLNANIIHQMSSRLRCKFAAQFQDSRLMATQLTNDYRGDNYSASLTLGNPGILSGSGVVVAQYLQSITRRLAMGTELAYQYGPNVPGRQIALLSLVGRYGDKDCVWSGTLGLNGLHVCYYRKASDQLQIGVEVETSLRMQESVTTLAYQVDLPKADLVFRGSFDSNWHVCGVLEKRLQPLPFAFALSGRMNYVKSVFTLGCGLMIG, from the coding sequence ATGGGTAACGTGTTGGCTGCATCATCACCGACATCGACGACAATGTCTGGACAATCAGGGTCAGGTGTCCTACCACCCCCTTCATCACCACCGATGTCCACTCTGCCGGCATCCCTGACCGAGGCAATAAAGGCTGAAATCAAGAGAACGCCAGTAATTTTAGAAAATCCCGGAACCGTTGAGGAGTTGCATAATAAGTGCAGAGAAATACAGGCCAGCACTTTTGAGGGTGCTCGCATCATGCTGAACAAGGGATTGAGCAATCACTTTCAAATCTCGCACACCCTGAACATGACAGCCTCGTCGAGTAATGGCTATCGCTTTGGGGCCACTTATGTGGGATGCAAACAATATGGACCCACGGAGGCATTTCCCGTCTTACTCGCCGATATTGATGCCTCGGGAAATCTAAATGCGAATATCATACATCAGATGTCTTCGCGATTGCGTTGCAAATTTGCTGCCCAATTTCAGGACTCTCGCCTGATGGCCACACAACTGACTAATGATTATCGTGGTGATAATTACTCTGCCTCCTTGACACTGGGTAATCCTGGCATTCTGTCTGGTTCTGGTGTCGTGGTCGCCCAATATCTACAATCGATAACTCGTCGTCTGGCCATGGGCACCGAATTGGCCTATCAGTATGGTCCAAATGTTCCAGGACGTCAGATAGCTCTACTCTCTCTGGTGGGACGTTATGGGGATAAGGATTGCGTGTGGTCGGGCACATTGGGCCTGAATGGTTTGCACGTCTGTTACTATCGGAAGGCCAGTGATCAGCTCCAGATTGGTGTGGAAGTGGAGACAAGTCTGCGAATGCAGGAATCGGTGACGACATTAGCCTATCAAGTTGATTTACCCAAGGCGGATTTAGTATTTCGCGGTTCTTTCGATTCCAATTGGCATGTCTGCGGGGTCCTGGAGAAACGTTTGCAGCCCCTCCCCTTTGCTTTTGCCCTTAGCGGTCGTATGAATTATGTCAAGAGTGTCTTTACGTTAGGTTGTGGTCTGATGATTGGATAA